Part of the Bacteroidota bacterium genome is shown below.
ATCTATGAAACAGGGATTAAAATATCTAAATCAGATTTCGAAAAAATTAACATATATAAACATGAATTTCATGGAGAAGATTGGAATTATACTATCAAACCATTATAAGTAGTTGTAGCAATAATATATTTACAATTACTGAGCTGATGAGAGGTAGCGAACGTACGAGAAACATTCCGATTATTTTTGTAACTGCCATTAGCAAAGAAAAGAAACATATTTTTAGGGCTTACGATTCTGGTGCGGTTGACTATTTGTTTAAACCAATTGAGCCCGAGATTTTGAAATCTAAAGTTAGTGTTTTCATTGATTTGTATAAGCAGAAAGTTGCCCTTGAGCAATTGACTCACAAGTTAGAACATACTATTTCGGATTTGATAAATTCGCAAAGCGAACTACGGATTACAATGGATATGGCAGAAGTAGCCAATAAAGCTAAAAGTGAATTTTTGGCAAATATGAGTCATGAAATTAGAACTCCTCTAAATGGAATTATTGGAATGTCGGAGTTGGTTTTGATGGGAGTACTGGAGAATGACCAGAGAGAAAAAGTGAAAACAATAAGGCAATCGGGTGAGTCCCTTTTAGAAATATTAAACGAAATTTTAGATATTTCGAAAATTGAAGCCGATAAAATGCAATTAGAATCAACCGATTTTAATTTGGTCGAAGTTTTTGAGAAAGCAATATCTATGATTTCGGTTAAAGCATTCGAGAAAAAGATTGAATTATTGCTTTCGGTTTCAGACAAAATTCCTGAAGTTGCAATTGGCGATCCCGTGCGAATACGACAAATTTTGCTAAATCTCATAGGAAACGCAATAAAATTTACAAATCAAGGAGAAGTTGGAATATATGCCGAATTGGATAGTATTAATGATGATTCCTGGCACATAAAAATGTCTGTTAATGACACAGGAATAGGAATACCCAACGACAAGATATCCACCCTGTTTGAGACTTTTACACAAGCTGATAGTTCCACAACCCGGAAATTTGGAGGGACAGGATTAGGATTGTCAATTTCAAAAAACCTTGTTTCTCTAATGGGTGGAAAAATTGTGGTTGAAAGTGAATTAGGTAAGGGGAGTATATTTAGTTTTGTAATTAATCTAAAAAAAGGAGAGTCGAAAAATATTTCTGAAAAACTTAAAATAGAGATTTCCCGTCCCGATTATAAAGCTATTATAATAGACGATAATGAATCCGCAAGAGAAATTCTATCTTCCTATTTAGACAATTGGAAAATTCCGAATGAAAAAGTAGCAAGTGGGCAGGAAGCATTAGAAAAAATTTGTGTAGAAAAAAAGCAATACAATATAATTTTTGTGGATCTTCTGATGCCCGAAATGAGTGGCTTCGATTTCCTTAAAAAGCTTTCTGAACAAACTTGCATTGAAGAAAAACCATACATTGTTCTCCTTTCGATGAGTCAAAGCTTAATAAATAAAATCGATTATGTTAAAATAGGGGTAAGCGACTTTATAACAAAACCTGTTTTTATGAGAGATGTTTGGAAAGTTGTTAATAAATCGATGGGAAACAGTATTTTAGATTCAACACTAAAAACATCAAAAGAAAAATTAGAAGTTAAAACAAAACGTGCAAAATCTGTCAAGGTACTTCTCGCTGAGGATAATTTGATAAATCAAAGACTCGCTGTAGGATTTATGAAAATAAACGGGTGGGACGTAACAGTTGCCAACGATGGACTTGAAGCAAGAGATTTGGCATTTGCTAATCGCTACGATATTATTTTCATGGATGTACAAATGCCAAATATGGATGGTTTTGAATCAACAAAAGAAATTAGAGATTTTGAATCAACTATCGATGTTTATACACCAATTGTGGCTATGACTGCCCACGCAATGGTTGGCTATAAACAAAAATGTCTCGATCAAGGAATGGACGACTATATAACAAAACCATTCAATTCTTCCGAATTAATTAGAATAGTTAATGAATTAACATAATAGAAATTATAATAGTATAAAAAATGCCACACGAAAGCAGACATTCAAACAAAAAATATTTAAAAATTTCTTTTATAAATGGATTGGGAAAATTAATCCTTTCACTTTTACTCGGATTTTCAGTAATTCCAATTGCCATTTTAAGTTACATTATTTATTTAGACGGAAAGTCTGGAATGGAAAAAGTAATTGACAATAATTTAAAAGTCATATCTGCTTTAAAAGCCGAAAATCTAGATTTATATTTTGCTAAAGTTTTAAGTGATGTAGAAACAAAAGCCGGCAGAAAAGACTATATCAATTTTTTCATGACATTAAACGACGATTTTGGGAAGAAGAAAGCTGAGTTTTACAATTTTAATGAACATGAAATTGCAAATAGCAAATATCTAAATATCGATAACGAATTTAAAGATTTCGTTAAGCACAATTATTATCAAGATGTTATTTTTCTCGATTTAGATGGAAATATATTATATTCATCAAATCAAAAAAAAGCTATTGGAACAAGCATCCTTTCAGGAGATTTTTCGAGTCCGGAATTAGAAAAAAGTTTTTC
Proteins encoded:
- a CDS encoding response regulator, whose amino-acid sequence is MELYYQTIISSCSNNIFTITELMRGSERTRNIPIIFVTAISKEKKHIFRAYDSGAVDYLFKPIEPEILKSKVSVFIDLYKQKVALEQLTHKLEHTISDLINSQSELRITMDMAEVANKAKSEFLANMSHEIRTPLNGIIGMSELVLMGVLENDQREKVKTIRQSGESLLEILNEILDISKIEADKMQLESTDFNLVEVFEKAISMISVKAFEKKIELLLSVSDKIPEVAIGDPVRIRQILLNLIGNAIKFTNQGEVGIYAELDSINDDSWHIKMSVNDTGIGIPNDKISTLFETFTQADSSTTRKFGGTGLGLSISKNLVSLMGGKIVVESELGKGSIFSFVINLKKGESKNISEKLKIEISRPDYKAIIIDDNESAREILSSYLDNWKIPNEKVASGQEALEKICVEKKQYNIIFVDLLMPEMSGFDFLKKLSEQTCIEEKPYIVLLSMSQSLINKIDYVKIGVSDFITKPVFMRDVWKVVNKSMGNSILDSTLKTSKEKLEVKTKRAKSVKVLLAEDNLINQRLAVGFMKINGWDVTVANDGLEARDLAFANRYDIIFMDVQMPNMDGFESTKEIRDFESTIDVYTPIVAMTAHAMVGYKQKCLDQGMDDYITKPFNSSELIRIVNELT